One part of the Prochlorococcus marinus str. MIT 9313 genome encodes these proteins:
- a CDS encoding glycosyltransferase: MAAAAVIGDYRRGKTALFLIACGWAGAAPHLWLEAGRSLLPAITLAFVLGGYGLRTVLRDRQHSSANANEIGLEPSAEYVWPSVDVLVAARDEEAVVDRLVERLAGLNYPKGKLSTWIIDDGSQDRTPALLDELQQQFPSLNVIHRPSGAGGGKSGALNAALQQLQGEWLLILDADAQLQDDLLQRLVVFAQQGGWSAVQLRKAVINSQHNLLTRVQAMEMAMDALIQQGRLAGGGVVELRGNGQLIQRSTLEACGGFNENTVTDDLDLSFRLLTAGALVGIVWNPPVQEEAVESLSALWRQRQRWAEGGLQRFFDYWPVLMSSKLTLAQRRDLACFFLLQYALPVVSFADLFTTLLTRTIPTYWPLSIVAFSISGMAYWRGCRSISDGPALPSPTPWNLVVAITYLSHWFVVIPWVTVRMALFPKSLVWAKTSHHGQQPVQV, translated from the coding sequence ATGGCCGCCGCCGCTGTCATTGGGGATTATCGACGCGGCAAGACAGCCCTGTTTTTGATTGCTTGCGGTTGGGCTGGTGCCGCACCCCACCTTTGGTTGGAAGCAGGTAGAAGTCTTTTGCCTGCAATTACGCTGGCTTTTGTCTTGGGAGGGTATGGCCTGCGCACGGTTTTGCGCGATCGGCAGCACTCGTCTGCCAATGCCAATGAAATTGGGCTTGAGCCCTCTGCTGAGTATGTCTGGCCCAGCGTTGATGTTTTGGTCGCTGCCAGGGATGAGGAAGCTGTGGTTGATCGGTTGGTGGAACGTCTTGCCGGTCTGAACTATCCCAAGGGCAAGCTGTCTACTTGGATTATTGATGATGGTAGTCAGGACCGAACGCCAGCTCTACTGGATGAGTTGCAGCAGCAGTTTCCTTCTTTAAACGTGATTCATCGTCCTTCTGGAGCAGGCGGCGGAAAGTCTGGAGCTCTTAATGCAGCACTCCAGCAGCTTCAGGGGGAATGGCTTTTGATTCTTGATGCTGATGCCCAGTTGCAGGATGACCTGCTCCAGCGTCTGGTGGTATTTGCCCAACAGGGTGGGTGGTCTGCTGTGCAGTTGCGTAAGGCGGTGATCAACTCTCAGCACAATCTGCTCACCAGGGTTCAGGCGATGGAGATGGCTATGGATGCCTTGATTCAACAAGGACGCTTAGCGGGGGGAGGCGTGGTTGAGCTGCGTGGAAATGGCCAGTTGATTCAACGCTCCACGCTGGAGGCTTGTGGGGGATTCAATGAAAATACGGTCACAGATGATCTTGATCTGAGTTTTCGTTTACTTACAGCTGGAGCTTTGGTCGGGATTGTCTGGAACCCTCCAGTGCAGGAGGAGGCAGTGGAGAGCTTGTCAGCTCTTTGGAGACAACGGCAACGTTGGGCCGAGGGTGGATTGCAGCGATTTTTTGACTACTGGCCAGTCTTGATGTCCAGCAAGTTAACTCTGGCTCAGCGTCGTGATTTGGCTTGTTTTTTCCTCCTTCAATACGCCCTCCCAGTGGTGTCTTTTGCTGATTTGTTCACCACATTGTTGACACGCACTATCCCAACCTATTGGCCCCTTTCGATCGTGGCCTTCAGCATTTCAGGGATGGCTTACTGGCGCGGTTGTAGGAGCATCAGTGATGGGCCTGCTTTGCCATCACCAACCCCGTGGAATCTTGTGGTGGCGATTACTTATTTGTCTCACTGGTTTGTGGTCATCCCTTGGGTCACAGTACGGATGGCACTGTTCCCGAAGAGTTTGGTGTGGGCCAAGACCAGTCATCATGGCCAACAGCCTGTTCAGGTTTGA
- the rplT gene encoding 50S ribosomal protein L20, with the protein MARVKRGNVARKRRNKILRLARGFQGSNGSLFRTANQRVMKALCNAYRDRRRRKRDFRRLWIARINAAARINGVSYSRLIGGLKKADVRINRKMLAQLAVMDPKSFTSVVTSAKS; encoded by the coding sequence ATGGCCCGCGTCAAAAGAGGCAACGTTGCCCGCAAACGCCGCAACAAAATTCTTCGACTAGCCCGCGGCTTTCAAGGCAGCAATGGAAGCCTCTTCCGCACAGCCAATCAGCGGGTCATGAAGGCTCTTTGCAATGCCTATCGCGATCGGCGGCGGCGCAAACGTGATTTTCGTCGTCTCTGGATTGCTCGCATTAATGCAGCCGCTCGGATCAATGGAGTCAGCTACAGCCGCCTAATTGGTGGTCTTAAAAAAGCCGACGTACGCATCAATCGGAAAATGTTGGCCCAACTGGCAGTCATGGATCCAAAAAGTTTCACGAGCGTGGTTACCTCCGCCAAGAGCTGA
- the mrdA gene encoding penicillin-binding protein 2 encodes MSGSRPLGRANQRHSGLGQQPKVLFALVLLFSGAMVARLTWLQLLEGARYRELADENRIRLVPRSPIRGRLLDRQGRVLASSKLSYNLYLQPRLVSDVNWPGLRDSLSQLLNLPKQDLDQRRRQGVGMDGYRITLATDLKPEQVLRFREQARSFEAAQVDVDVLRHYPHGTLAAHVLGYTQPITEKEFKTLADQGYEIRDRIGRIGVEAAYEPHLRGKWGGQMLEVNAMGEVQRSLGDKPSQAGKDLLLTLDLDLQLAAEKALEDKPGGAVVALDPRNGAIRAMASRPAFDPNFFSKLVTTQKEYDKLFASSSKPLLSRAMNAYDPGSTWKPVTSMAGMESGKFLPDVRLKTAACITYGGHCFPDHNGVGFGTIGYEDALRFSSNTFFYQVGVGVGSKALYEAAIKLGFDARTGIEIGYEESKGLVGHQAWAAKGRGWAEAGTTPWIPEDMASASIGQSVVQITPLQLARAYAVFANGGFLVTPHLADGAIDWTSSLRRIKVDIKPSTLATIRRGLRKVVQDGTGSGLNLPNFPQVAGKTGTAEDSTGGSDHAWFACFAPYQSAEIVVVAFAQNTPGGGSVHALPMARQVLQAWNRTRSS; translated from the coding sequence ATGAGCGGATCGCGGCCTTTGGGACGTGCCAATCAGCGGCACAGTGGTTTAGGCCAGCAGCCCAAGGTCTTGTTTGCGCTGGTGCTTTTGTTTAGTGGTGCCATGGTGGCGCGGTTGACCTGGTTACAGCTGTTGGAAGGGGCCCGATACCGAGAGTTGGCAGATGAAAATCGGATTCGCTTGGTACCCCGCTCACCGATTCGTGGTCGGCTGCTCGATCGTCAAGGCCGTGTACTTGCCTCAAGCAAGCTCAGCTACAACCTTTATTTGCAGCCTCGATTGGTGAGTGATGTTAATTGGCCTGGGCTTCGTGACAGTCTTTCTCAGTTGCTCAATCTTCCTAAGCAGGATTTAGATCAGCGCAGGCGACAGGGGGTTGGCATGGATGGCTATCGCATCACTTTGGCAACTGATTTGAAACCTGAGCAGGTGCTGCGTTTTCGAGAGCAGGCTCGCAGTTTTGAAGCGGCCCAGGTCGATGTGGATGTACTCCGTCACTACCCGCACGGCACTTTGGCCGCTCATGTTTTGGGTTATACCCAGCCAATTACTGAAAAGGAGTTTAAAACTCTCGCTGATCAGGGTTATGAGATTAGAGATCGCATTGGCCGAATTGGAGTAGAGGCAGCCTATGAACCTCATTTACGAGGGAAGTGGGGTGGTCAGATGCTTGAAGTCAACGCTATGGGAGAGGTGCAGCGCAGTCTTGGTGACAAGCCTTCACAGGCGGGTAAAGACCTCCTCCTCACACTGGACCTTGATTTGCAGTTGGCTGCTGAAAAGGCTCTTGAAGATAAGCCTGGCGGTGCAGTTGTAGCACTCGACCCTCGTAACGGTGCTATTCGCGCCATGGCTAGTCGCCCTGCCTTTGATCCCAATTTTTTCTCAAAACTGGTCACCACGCAGAAGGAGTACGACAAGCTTTTTGCTTCGTCGAGCAAGCCATTGCTCAGTCGGGCCATGAATGCCTATGACCCTGGGAGTACTTGGAAACCTGTGACAAGTATGGCGGGTATGGAGAGTGGCAAGTTTCTGCCTGATGTGCGTTTAAAGACGGCGGCATGCATCACTTATGGGGGGCATTGTTTCCCTGACCACAACGGTGTCGGATTTGGCACGATCGGTTATGAGGATGCGCTGCGCTTTTCCAGCAATACCTTCTTTTATCAGGTGGGTGTGGGTGTGGGTTCTAAGGCGCTTTATGAAGCCGCCATCAAGCTTGGTTTCGATGCCCGCACTGGGATTGAGATTGGCTATGAGGAGAGTAAGGGCTTGGTGGGCCATCAGGCCTGGGCGGCTAAAGGTCGGGGTTGGGCTGAAGCTGGAACGACTCCTTGGATTCCCGAGGACATGGCCAGCGCCTCGATTGGTCAATCTGTGGTTCAGATCACTCCTTTGCAACTTGCTCGCGCTTATGCAGTATTTGCCAATGGGGGGTTTTTGGTCACTCCTCATCTGGCAGATGGTGCGATCGACTGGACTTCATCACTGCGACGCATCAAGGTCGATATCAAGCCATCCACATTGGCGACGATTCGGCGTGGTTTGCGAAAGGTTGTGCAGGATGGGACTGGTTCAGGTCTCAATTTGCCGAACTTTCCGCAAGTGGCTGGCAAGACGGGCACTGCTGAGGACAGTACCGGTGGCTCTGATCACGCATGGTTTGCATGTTTTGCGCCATATCAGTCAGCAGAAATCGTCGTTGTTGCTTTTGCCCAGAACACTCCTGGTGGCGGTTCGGTCCATGCGTTGCCTATGGCACGGCAGGTGCTTCAGGCTTGGAATCGCACACGCTCTAGTTGA
- a CDS encoding NAD-dependent epimerase/dehydratase family protein gives MKVFVLGGDGFCGWPCSVNLADRGHDVLIVDNLSRRKIDIDLEVESLTPITSIGDRLKAWREIGGKPIRFEHLDIAHQYDRLVTMLKTERPDAVVHFAEQRAAPYSMKSSSTKRYTVDNNVNGTHNLLAAIVESGLDIHIVHLGTMGVYGYGSHRGATIPEGYLKVEVPQPDGSRFEEEILHPASPGSVYHMTKTLDQLLFLYYNKNDQIRITDLHQGIVWGTNTEATARDPRLTNRFDYDGDYGTVLNRFLMQAAIGYPLTVHGTGGQTRAFIHICDSVKCVQLALENPPAKGERVKIFNQMTESHQVGELAKKVAALTGAELNHLPNPRNEAVENDLIVDNRCFIELGLKPTTLDDGLLAEVVDVAKRWADRCDRSRIPCVSAWTSTQAEAIKNPS, from the coding sequence TTGAAAGTTTTCGTTCTCGGCGGCGACGGCTTCTGCGGATGGCCTTGTTCAGTGAACCTTGCTGATAGGGGTCACGACGTATTGATCGTCGACAATCTCAGCCGCCGCAAGATCGATATCGATCTTGAAGTCGAGTCACTGACACCAATCACCAGCATTGGCGACCGCCTTAAAGCCTGGCGAGAAATCGGAGGCAAGCCAATTCGTTTTGAGCACCTAGACATCGCCCATCAGTACGACCGATTGGTGACAATGCTCAAAACTGAACGACCCGATGCGGTGGTTCACTTTGCCGAGCAGCGTGCAGCGCCCTACTCGATGAAGAGCAGCTCCACCAAGCGCTATACCGTCGATAACAACGTCAACGGCACTCACAATCTGCTCGCCGCCATCGTTGAAAGCGGCCTAGACATCCACATCGTGCACCTGGGAACGATGGGGGTGTACGGCTACGGCTCGCACCGCGGAGCCACCATTCCTGAGGGATACCTCAAAGTGGAAGTGCCCCAGCCTGATGGCAGCCGTTTCGAGGAAGAAATTCTTCACCCAGCCAGCCCTGGAAGCGTCTATCACATGACCAAGACGCTCGATCAACTGCTTTTCCTCTACTACAACAAGAATGACCAAATCAGGATCACCGACCTTCACCAAGGCATCGTCTGGGGTACCAACACTGAAGCAACCGCTAGGGATCCACGACTAACCAACCGCTTTGATTACGACGGTGACTACGGCACAGTTCTCAACCGCTTCCTGATGCAGGCAGCAATCGGTTATCCGCTCACTGTCCATGGAACAGGAGGTCAAACCCGTGCCTTCATCCACATCTGCGATTCTGTGAAGTGCGTACAACTGGCTCTTGAAAACCCACCGGCTAAAGGCGAACGAGTCAAGATTTTCAACCAAATGACCGAGAGCCACCAAGTAGGTGAACTTGCCAAGAAGGTAGCTGCCCTAACCGGCGCCGAACTAAACCATCTTCCAAACCCACGCAACGAAGCAGTGGAGAATGATCTGATTGTGGATAACCGCTGCTTCATCGAACTTGGACTCAAACCAACCACCCTCGACGATGGCCTACTTGCTGAAGTAGTCGATGTGGCAAAACGCTGGGCAGACCGCTGCGACCGCAGTCGTATCCCATGTGTATCGGCCTGGACTTCGACCCAAGCGGAGGCCATCAAGAACCCCTCCTAA
- a CDS encoding glycosyltransferase family 4 protein gives MKIAFFTETFLPKVDGIVTRLTKTVQHLVEAGDEVMVFCPEGCPSEYMGAELIGVPAMPLPLYPELKLALPRPAVAEALETFEPDLVHVVNPAVLGLGGIWLAKTNGIPLIASYHTHLPKYLEHYGMGMLEPLLWELLKAAHNQAILNLCTSTAMVAELSEKGIQNTALWQRGVDTELFRPELRNETMRLRLLNTNDDQGALLLYVGRLSAEKQIERIKPVLDRIPEARLALVGDGPHRQQLEKAFEGTATTFVGYLEGEELASAYASGDAFLFPSSTETLGLVLLEAMAAGCPVVGANRGGIPDIITDGVNGCLYEPDGVDGGSTSLINATRRLLGNDLERQGLRKAARQEAERWGWASATQQLRSYYRTILGQPLNLAA, from the coding sequence GTGAAGATCGCCTTTTTCACAGAGACCTTCCTCCCAAAAGTGGATGGAATCGTGACAAGACTCACCAAAACGGTGCAGCACCTGGTTGAAGCCGGTGATGAAGTGATGGTGTTCTGCCCGGAAGGCTGTCCTAGCGAATACATGGGAGCCGAATTGATAGGAGTGCCAGCCATGCCACTGCCGCTCTATCCGGAACTGAAGCTTGCCCTGCCCAGACCAGCCGTTGCCGAAGCCCTAGAAACCTTCGAACCCGATCTCGTACACGTTGTCAATCCAGCTGTACTAGGCCTTGGGGGAATTTGGCTCGCCAAAACCAACGGAATCCCTCTAATCGCTAGCTACCACACCCACCTCCCGAAATACCTAGAGCATTACGGCATGGGCATGCTGGAACCCTTGCTCTGGGAACTTCTCAAGGCAGCCCACAATCAAGCAATACTCAATCTCTGCACCTCAACAGCAATGGTGGCTGAATTGAGCGAGAAAGGGATCCAAAACACCGCCCTGTGGCAACGCGGCGTGGATACCGAACTCTTTCGACCGGAACTGCGCAACGAAACCATGCGCTTACGCCTTTTGAACACAAACGACGATCAAGGTGCCCTGCTTCTCTACGTAGGGCGGCTCTCCGCCGAAAAGCAAATCGAACGCATCAAACCTGTTCTCGATCGCATACCCGAGGCACGATTGGCCCTAGTAGGCGATGGACCTCACCGCCAGCAACTGGAAAAAGCATTTGAAGGCACTGCTACAACATTTGTGGGCTATCTCGAAGGGGAAGAACTAGCCAGTGCATATGCAAGCGGGGATGCCTTTCTATTCCCCTCAAGCACCGAAACCCTTGGGCTCGTTTTACTGGAAGCAATGGCAGCAGGTTGTCCTGTAGTAGGAGCCAATCGTGGCGGAATCCCAGACATCATTACCGACGGAGTCAACGGCTGTCTCTACGAGCCGGATGGAGTGGATGGAGGGTCCACCAGCCTGATCAATGCAACCCGACGACTGCTCGGCAACGATCTCGAGCGTCAAGGTCTGCGCAAAGCAGCCCGTCAAGAAGCCGAACGCTGGGGATGGGCCAGTGCCACGCAACAACTGCGGAGCTACTACAGAACAATCCTCGGCCAACCCCTCAACCTGGCCGCCTGA
- the psb34 gene encoding photosystem II assembly protein Psb34 — protein MQVTEEEGGRLNAFAREPRMEVIAEKGSSNANTRLLLIGGALLVTSLIIVRIAIS, from the coding sequence ATGCAAGTCACCGAGGAAGAGGGTGGTCGACTCAACGCCTTTGCAAGAGAACCCCGTATGGAAGTGATAGCTGAAAAAGGCAGCAGCAACGCCAACACTCGCCTGCTCCTCATCGGTGGAGCCCTGCTTGTGACATCCCTAATCATCGTCAGGATCGCCATCAGCTGA
- a CDS encoding tetratricopeptide repeat protein produces MSAFLPETQTYLIGLIGLLAIVAVIVGSQVFKTQRDERALIRLEKSGAGSSKEASKLYELASVQLRKRLYPQAIASLRKALKQLTGEPDEAKALIENALGFALAAQTDYSSAVSHYQSALKAKADYPVALNNLAFAKERLEQDAEAYELYQKVLRLDPKNKTARKNLKRLAKTQPTNSPEPADGQGF; encoded by the coding sequence ATGAGCGCCTTCCTGCCAGAAACGCAAACCTACCTAATTGGCCTAATCGGTTTGCTCGCAATCGTGGCTGTCATCGTGGGCAGTCAAGTTTTCAAGACTCAACGCGACGAACGGGCACTGATCCGACTTGAAAAAAGTGGAGCGGGCTCTTCCAAAGAGGCATCCAAACTCTATGAACTGGCATCTGTACAGCTGCGTAAAAGGCTCTATCCCCAGGCCATAGCATCCCTTCGCAAAGCCTTGAAGCAACTGACTGGTGAACCAGATGAAGCCAAAGCTCTGATCGAAAATGCCCTTGGGTTTGCACTCGCGGCTCAAACAGATTATTCATCTGCAGTTAGTCACTACCAGTCAGCCCTAAAAGCCAAGGCTGACTACCCCGTAGCACTCAACAACCTTGCCTTTGCTAAAGAGCGCCTTGAGCAAGATGCTGAGGCCTACGAGCTGTATCAAAAGGTTCTCAGACTTGATCCCAAGAACAAGACAGCGCGCAAAAACCTCAAGCGATTGGCAAAAACACAACCAACAAACTCACCAGAGCCCGCGGATGGGCAAGGGTTCTGA
- a CDS encoding thiazole synthase has translation MVLTHSSPDLLTIGKRNFHSRLFAGTGKYPSLKVMQESLRSSGCEMVTVAVRRVQTMASGHAGLIEAIDWSKIWMLPNTAGCATAEEAIRVARLGRELAKLAGQEDNKFVKLEVIPDSRYLLPDPFGTLEAAEQLVKEGFEVLPYINADPLLAKRLEEVGCATVMPLGSPIGSGQGLRNAANISLIIENARVPVVVDAGIGVPSEAAQALEMGADAVLVNSAIALAGDPITMAEAMRWAIQAGRQAYRSGRLPERAAASPSSPTTGIIAEAKTK, from the coding sequence ATGGTTCTGACGCACTCCTCACCTGACCTACTCACAATCGGCAAACGCAACTTCCACAGCCGACTTTTTGCAGGCACAGGGAAGTACCCAAGCCTAAAAGTGATGCAAGAGAGTCTGCGCTCTTCAGGATGCGAAATGGTGACTGTTGCAGTCCGCCGTGTACAGACAATGGCATCAGGCCACGCCGGCCTGATAGAAGCCATCGACTGGTCAAAAATATGGATGCTGCCCAACACCGCTGGCTGTGCAACTGCAGAGGAAGCCATTCGTGTAGCCCGACTCGGCCGCGAACTCGCCAAACTGGCAGGCCAGGAGGACAACAAGTTCGTCAAGCTCGAAGTCATCCCCGACAGCCGCTACCTCCTACCTGACCCTTTCGGCACCCTTGAGGCCGCTGAACAATTGGTAAAAGAAGGCTTCGAGGTCTTGCCATACATCAATGCCGATCCCCTCTTGGCTAAGCGCCTTGAAGAGGTGGGCTGTGCAACGGTCATGCCACTGGGCTCACCGATTGGATCAGGTCAAGGTCTGAGGAATGCCGCCAACATCTCCCTAATCATTGAAAACGCCCGAGTGCCAGTCGTTGTGGATGCTGGCATCGGTGTCCCTAGTGAAGCTGCACAGGCCTTGGAAATGGGTGCCGACGCAGTGCTGGTTAACAGCGCAATTGCCTTAGCCGGAGATCCAATCACCATGGCCGAAGCAATGCGCTGGGCAATTCAGGCCGGTAGGCAGGCTTACAGATCAGGTCGCCTACCCGAACGCGCCGCAGCCTCGCCAAGCTCACCGACAACAGGGATTATTGCGGAAGCAAAGACTAAATAA
- a CDS encoding SpoIID/LytB domain-containing protein has translation MMGVCRGEALAKTFHRSLIRSKQVISGALVLLGVCTVGCDAQEVIPPVGSVGMPTHQAVQAPPVPMSGRSLLWVALQPYLGQGTTSSRSAPSLRLISAGHQPLLLKDARGDVQRAPVITITWRLVALEEPLQLSRQVAGPFASFESAEQVASQWRELGVAAVVAHPSEWEVWAPQGVQPLPGVDIRLWQGIVSTAVQPVIQGDSGDRSLVGPIQIDAPDGLSWKGGVYLGPFQLQVDAYGSWTLVEHVPLERYLEGVVPHEIGAGAPSAALAAQTVLARTWALANSHRFALDGYHLCSDTQCQVYSDPRQASFGVRQAIVSTAGKVLSWKEQPINAVYHASNGGVMAAGSEAWSMESVPYLRAQLDGSVGWVDRFLLPLTERVVVKSLLDNADGAYGLGHPRFRWTRTLTAEQLKQALRLVAPSLSMPQRLTVLERGPSGRVLSLEIRDEGHQPPVVLRLDGIRRHLRQLPSTLFVVEEVGVGVWQLSGGGFGHGAGLSQAGAVDLARRGWTTEQILSHYYPGTTYGPLPEMKDAP, from the coding sequence ATGATGGGTGTTTGCCGAGGGGAAGCATTGGCCAAGACTTTTCATCGTTCGCTGATTCGCTCAAAGCAAGTCATAAGTGGCGCCCTGGTCTTGCTTGGTGTGTGCACGGTGGGCTGTGACGCCCAAGAGGTGATTCCACCAGTTGGTTCTGTTGGTATGCCTACTCATCAGGCCGTACAAGCTCCGCCGGTTCCTATGTCAGGTAGGTCTTTGTTGTGGGTGGCTTTGCAGCCTTATTTGGGACAGGGCACGACGTCGAGTCGCTCAGCTCCATCATTACGTTTGATCAGTGCTGGGCATCAGCCCTTATTGCTCAAAGATGCGCGCGGTGATGTGCAGCGGGCTCCAGTTATCACAATCACCTGGCGGTTGGTAGCTCTCGAGGAGCCCCTCCAGTTGTCACGTCAGGTGGCTGGTCCATTCGCCAGTTTCGAGTCGGCGGAGCAGGTTGCATCGCAGTGGCGAGAGCTGGGCGTTGCGGCAGTGGTGGCTCATCCAAGCGAATGGGAAGTGTGGGCGCCGCAAGGGGTACAACCTCTCCCAGGAGTGGACATTCGTCTTTGGCAGGGCATCGTCTCTACAGCTGTGCAGCCTGTGATTCAGGGGGACAGTGGTGATCGCAGCTTGGTGGGTCCGATTCAGATTGATGCTCCGGATGGCCTCAGTTGGAAGGGTGGGGTGTATTTGGGGCCGTTTCAACTGCAGGTTGATGCCTACGGAAGCTGGACTTTGGTGGAACATGTCCCCCTGGAGAGGTATCTGGAAGGAGTGGTGCCCCATGAGATTGGAGCGGGCGCTCCATCAGCAGCATTAGCTGCTCAGACGGTGTTGGCTAGGACCTGGGCGCTTGCCAATAGCCATCGGTTTGCCCTTGATGGATACCATCTGTGCAGTGACACTCAGTGCCAGGTTTACAGCGATCCAAGGCAGGCCAGTTTTGGAGTCCGCCAGGCGATTGTGAGCACTGCTGGCAAGGTGTTGAGCTGGAAGGAGCAACCGATCAATGCTGTGTATCACGCCAGCAATGGTGGTGTGATGGCCGCTGGTTCTGAAGCTTGGTCCATGGAGTCTGTTCCATACCTAAGGGCTCAGTTGGATGGATCCGTTGGATGGGTAGATCGATTCCTTTTGCCACTTACAGAACGAGTTGTCGTGAAGTCATTGCTGGATAATGCCGATGGTGCTTATGGCCTGGGTCATCCCCGTTTTCGTTGGACCCGTACTTTGACGGCTGAACAGTTGAAACAAGCTTTGCGTTTGGTGGCGCCTAGCTTGTCAATGCCCCAGCGATTGACTGTTCTTGAACGGGGTCCAAGTGGTCGGGTCTTGTCTTTGGAGATACGTGATGAAGGCCATCAGCCCCCTGTGGTGCTTCGATTAGACGGTATTCGGCGTCATTTGCGTCAGTTGCCAAGCACTCTCTTCGTGGTTGAGGAAGTTGGTGTCGGAGTTTGGCAACTTTCTGGCGGTGGTTTTGGCCATGGGGCTGGGCTTTCACAAGCCGGAGCAGTTGATCTGGCCCGTCGGGGCTGGACAACTGAACAGATTCTTAGTCATTACTACCCAGGAACGACGTATGGACCTTTGCCTGAGATGAAGGATGCCCCTTAG
- the rpmI gene encoding 50S ribosomal protein L35, with translation MPKLKTRKAAAKRFKATVTGKFMRRRAFRNHLLDHKSPKLKRHLATKAVVDERDAENVRLMLPYA, from the coding sequence ATGCCTAAGCTCAAGACCCGCAAAGCTGCTGCCAAGCGGTTCAAGGCAACTGTCACTGGCAAATTCATGCGCCGTCGTGCATTTCGCAATCACCTACTGGACCACAAAAGCCCGAAATTAAAGCGCCATCTCGCCACCAAAGCCGTTGTAGATGAACGTGATGCGGAGAATGTGCGTCTGATGCTCCCTTACGCCTAA